A segment of the Georgenia sp. M64 genome:
CCCGACGACGGGCAGTCCGGTCGCGAGATGCGCACCCGGGACGGGCGGGCCGCCTCACCGGCCGACGACCTCGCCGGGATCCCCGAGCCGGTCATCGACGTGGCCGAGCAGATGCTGCGCCTGCCCCGGCACCTGGGCATCCACTCCGGCGGCATGGTGCTGTGCGACCGGCCGGTCATCGAGGTCTGCCCCGTGGAGTGGGCCACCATGCCCGGTCGCACCGTGCTGCAGTGGGACAAGGACGACTGCGCCGACGCCGGCCTGGTCAAGTTCGACCTGCTCGGCCTGGGCATGCTCACCGCCCTGCGGCTGGCCTTCGACGCCGTCAACGCGCCGGGCTACGACGCCGATGACGCGCCGTCGGGCGCCGCCGGTGCGCCTGCTGTCGCCGCGTCGGTCCCCCCGTCCCCCTCGCCCGGGACGCTCGGGCTGCACTCCCTGCCCCAGGAGGATCCCGCGGTCTACCGCCTGCTGCAGGCGGCGGACACGGTGGGCGTCTTCCAGGTCGAGTCGCGCGCCCAGATGGCCACGCTGCCGCGCCTGCGGCCGGAGAACTTCTACGACATCGTCGTCGAGGTCGCCCTCATCCGACCCGGCCCCATCCAGGGTGACTCGGTCAACCCCTACATCAACCGGCGCCTGGGCCGGGAGAAGGTCACCTACCTCCACCCCCTCCTCGAGCCGGCGCTGTCCAAGACCCTCGGGGTGCCGCTGTTCCAGGAGCAGCTCATGCAGATCGCGATCGACGTCGCCGGGTTCAGCCCCGCCGAGGCCGACCAGCTCCGCAAGGCCATGGGCTCCAAGCGCTCGACCGAACGGATGGAGGCCCTGCACGGCCGGCTCCTCCAGGGCATGGCCGGCAAGGGCGTGAGCGGCCCGGTGGCCGAGACGATCTACGACAAGCTCAAGGCCTTCGCCGACTTCGGCTTCCCCGAGTCGCACGCCTTCTCCTTCGCCTACCTCGTCTACGCCAGCGCCTGGCTCAAGGTCCACCACCCTGAGGCCTTCTTCGCCGCGCTGCTCGCCGCCCAGCCGATGGGCTTCTACTCCCCGCAGTCGCTGGTCGCCGACGCCCGACGGCACGGCGTGCGGGTGCTGCGGGCGGACGTCGCTGCCTCCGCGGCACTGGCGGGGGTGGAGCGCGTGGCCGACGGAGGCTCCACGTCAGTCCCCGTCGGCGGCGGCTCCGCGCCGACCTCCGTCGTCGCCCATCTCGTCCGCCCGCACCCCCACCTGGCGGTGCGGCTCGGCCTGGCCCCCGTACGCGGCATCGGGGAGACGACGGCGGAGCGGATCGTCGCCGAGCGCGAGCGCGGCGGCCCGTTCGCCGACCTGCCCGACCTCGCCCGCCGGGTCGACCTCAGCGCCGCCCAGCTCGAGGCCCTGGCCACCGCCGGGGCGCTGGGCTGCTTCGGGCTCGAGCGTCGTGAGGCGCTGTGGGCCGCCGGAGTGCTCGCCGGGGAGCACGGCACCCGGCACGGCACGAGGCCGCGACGTCGTCCGGCCGCGCAGTCCGGCCGTCCCGGTGCCACGCAGGCCGGCCTGCCGGCGGCCGCTCGATCCGGTCGTCCTGGTGCTGCGTCACACGGTCGTCCCAGAGCTGCACAGCCCGCCGGTGCCCCGTCCGGCTGGTACCAGCCGCCGCTGCCGGGGACCGCCGTCGGCGCCGACGCCCCGGGGCTACCGGTCATGGACCCGGTGGAGACCGCCGTCGCCGACGTGTGGGCCACCGGGGTCTCCGTGGACACCTTCCCCACCCAGTTCCGCCGGGAGGACCTGCGGGCCGAGGGGGTGCTGGCCGTGGGGGAGCTGGACAGGTGCACG
Coding sequences within it:
- a CDS encoding error-prone DNA polymerase, translating into MVDAYAELHAHSAFSFLDGASAPEELAAEAARLGLSGLALTDHDGLYGVVRLAEAARGLGLPTVLGAELGLGTTGRAGAHEGPGGVPGLSGRPDPDGTHLLVLARGPEGYARLSTAIAEAHLNAGSKGRADYDLEDLAARAAGEWLVLTGCRKGAVRRALQSGRGGAPTAEGARAARAELDRLAALFGRDNVAVEITDHGAPLDSAVADALAELAERARLPLVATGGVHAARPADQPLADVLAATRARASLEEIDGWLPASPAHLRSPAEMAARHRRHPRAVPTSVALAAECAFDLQLVAPNLPPHPVPAGHTEATWLRELTYRGAAERYGPRGAERVPGAYAMIEHELEVIVDLDFPGYFLIVHEIVDFCRSRHILCQGRGSAANSAVCFALGITAVDAVQHRLLFERFLSPGRSGPPDIDLDIESGRREEVIQFVYERYGRTRAAQVANVISYRPRSAVRDAARALGYDVGQQDAWSKSIERWGSLRRPDDGQSGREMRTRDGRAASPADDLAGIPEPVIDVAEQMLRLPRHLGIHSGGMVLCDRPVIEVCPVEWATMPGRTVLQWDKDDCADAGLVKFDLLGLGMLTALRLAFDAVNAPGYDADDAPSGAAGAPAVAASVPPSPSPGTLGLHSLPQEDPAVYRLLQAADTVGVFQVESRAQMATLPRLRPENFYDIVVEVALIRPGPIQGDSVNPYINRRLGREKVTYLHPLLEPALSKTLGVPLFQEQLMQIAIDVAGFSPAEADQLRKAMGSKRSTERMEALHGRLLQGMAGKGVSGPVAETIYDKLKAFADFGFPESHAFSFAYLVYASAWLKVHHPEAFFAALLAAQPMGFYSPQSLVADARRHGVRVLRADVAASAALAGVERVADGGSTSVPVGGGSAPTSVVAHLVRPHPHLAVRLGLAPVRGIGETTAERIVAERERGGPFADLPDLARRVDLSAAQLEALATAGALGCFGLERREALWAAGVLAGEHGTRHGTRPRRRPAAQSGRPGATQAGLPAAARSGRPGAASHGRPRAAQPAGAPSGWYQPPLPGTAVGADAPGLPVMDPVETAVADVWATGVSVDTFPTQFRREDLRAEGVLAVGELDRCTPGERLRVGGVVTHRQRPGTAGGVTFLSLEDETGLLNVVCSAGLWSRYRQVARTSAALVVRGTLERADGVTNLVADHLEPLSLRVASTSRDFH